From a single Oncorhynchus tshawytscha isolate Ot180627B linkage group LG29, Otsh_v2.0, whole genome shotgun sequence genomic region:
- the LOC112247516 gene encoding uncharacterized protein LOC112247516: MAGGRRASFSGVLTVALLATILLPEFLSAGPVVQMLKGDVGDATEETAVAMASPRRVVRNRRNISWYKQHSDFWSWYKYFTDNGNTEAVQELDKVYLAYLQNKNRAEGRRSYKAYLGHLGDIYKACADSEDPNCVASATNRPKPEPKTPPKPVPAPVKACDPYRDPYCLYAALARAKSQPPPSPAPVKAPAPLYARSPVAIKDPHSGYYYYSPAVQSFLSKEQKSELLRICSAEDVECLQFHLRAAFGHKPSAGPLPSYAHLGCDPKDPACKPQLVQKGPSGLFLRYPNCDPRDPRCAYAASLQAPRAPAPYAPAGPGSCNPLFEDGCNPLTATKFATAPEKFKEEHKDDPAAMRAAAPAPEQSSDPFTMYRDAYANANANRQANAPSAPASDPYAMYRQVIANAQANDPNGMYKQANANANTNDPFAMFREPATSMHRRTHPSPQGQAPVPPPRYEEAPQEDRHPLGPRGKTKEGYECYIGYDQECYPITRTEPRSGAHRNTAYPAEPYEPHLNADGSRNGVLEPSDPDCDPEYDTNCRLRRYQTQEELLPYSNAQAEHHGGPEAEPSQDHSYSQGEPERDSEAESEPYQSGQEETYGTYPPPSQGLSYGSYPSPQRGMPSFQDMLRGYGDQYPEQDDHRAYAADYSKK; encoded by the exons ATGCCACTGAGGAGACAGCGGTTGCCATGGCATCACCAAGGAGGGTTGTCCGTAACCGTAGAAACATCAGCTGGTACAAGCAACACTCAGACTTCTGGAGCTGGTACAAATACTTCACGGACAATGGAAACACGGAGGCA GTCCAGGAGCTGGACAAGGTCTACCTGGCCTACCTCCAGAATAAGAACCGAGCTGAGGGCCGTCGCTCCTACAAGGCCTACCTGGGTCACCTAGGGGACATCTACAAGGCCTGCGCCGACTCAGAGGACCCAAACTGTGTGGCCTCTGCAACCAACCGGCCCAAACCTGAACCCAAGACCCCTCCCAAGCCCGTCCCTGCCCCTGTCAAGGCCTGTGACCCCTACAG GGACCCGTATTGTCTCTATGCCGCTCTGGCACGAGCCAAGAGCCAGCCCCCACCTTCCCCCGCCCCGGTCAAGGCCCCAGCCCCCCTGTATGCACGCTCCCCTGTGGCCATTAAAGACCCTCATTCtgggtactactactactccccTGCCGTGCAGTCCTTCCTCTCCAAG GAGCAGAAGTCAGAGCTGCTGCGTATCTGTTCAGCGGAGGACGTGGAGTGTCTCCAGTTCCACCTGAGAGCTGCTTTCGGCCACAAGCCCTCCGCTGGGCCGCTGCCCTCCTACGCCCACCTGGGCTGTGACCCGAAAGACCCCGCTTGTAAACCCCAGCTGGTCCAGAAAGGCCCCTCCGGCCTCTTCCTCCGTTACCCCAACTGTGACCCCAGAGACCCTCGCTGCGCCTACGCTGCATCACTACAG GCACCCCGTGCCCCCGCCCCCTACGCCCCGGCGGGTCCTGGTTCCTGCAACCCTCTGTTTGAGGACGGCTGTAACCCTCTCACCGCCACAAAGTTTGCCACGGCACCGGAGAAGTTCAAGGAGGAACACAAAGACGATCCCGCCGCAATGCGTGCCGCGGCCCCAGCCCCTGAGCAAAGCAGTGACCCATTCACTATGTACAGGGATGCTTATGCTAACGCTAATGCTAACCGCCAAGCCAATGCTCCCAGCGCTCCAGCTAGCGACCCATATGCCATGTACCGACAAGTTATTGCTAACGCTCAAGCTAACGACCCAAACGGCATGTACAAACaagctaatgctaacgctaatacTAACGATCCCTTTGCAATGTTTCGTGAACCCGCAACCTCCATGCACAGACGTACCCACCCCTCCCCCCAGGGGCAGGCCCCCGTCCCGCCTCCCCGCTATGAGGAAGCCCCCCAGGAGGATCGCCACCCGTTGGGCCCCCGAGGAAAGACCAAGGAGGGCTACGAATGCTACATTGGCTATGACCAGGAGTGCTACCCAATAACCCGCACAGAGCCGCGTTCCGGTGCCCACCGTAACACCGCCTACCCCGCCGAGCCCTACGAGCCACATCTCAACGCTGATGGATCACGGAACGGAGTCCTGGAGCCTTCCGACCCCGACTGTGACCCAGAGTATGACACCAACTGCCGCCTGCGCCGTTACCAAACCCAGGAGGAGCTGCTGCCATACTCCAACGCCCAGGCTGAACACCATGGGGGGCCAGAGGCAGAGCCCAGCCAGGACCACAGTTACAGccagggagagccagagagagacagcgaggcaGAGTCAGAGCCATACCAGAGTGGCCAGGAGGAGACCTACGGGACTTATCCCCCTCCCTCGCAGGGGCTGTCGTACGGGTCCTACCCCTCACCCCAGAGGGGAATGCCCAGCTTCCAAGACATGCTGAGAGGATACGGAGACCAGTACCCTGAACAGGACGACCACAGAGCATACGCTGCTGACTACAGCAAAAAataa